A window from Solanum stenotomum isolate F172 chromosome 7, ASM1918654v1, whole genome shotgun sequence encodes these proteins:
- the LOC125871049 gene encoding probable LRR receptor-like serine/threonine-protein kinase RKF3 gives MFPFLRLFLFLCLSFSSCFGQITNSSSCPLDFSSLRKIIDQNSKRPTLNSTAQCQYIRQGLRLVQSEYLRRTNSFFPPLSSADSCWNSYQSLVNDYVHNFDIRSSCGFQTSWISQGCMNITTRSEFESKVSPTAITNIVSSCNQSLENNSPCATCTTSLSGLASYLPGPSVGNLFDCAAYPSVYAAAFANQFGPTDKGTAKCLFLLDVSVGSSGKGKKNVVVIVVVVVVCVLVFALVVFGYWFLWRKRKIGLANKWNAKRLESNLSSRLDSISGSTTLIRYDFDEIKAATKNFSRVNIVGTGGYGNVYKGVLPGGIEVALKRFKNCSVAGDANFTHEVEVIASVRHVNLVALRGYCTATTPFEGHQRIIVCDLMKNGSLHDHLFGRRHEKLSWGIRQKVAIGTARGLAYLHYGAQPGIIHRDIKASNILLDESFEPKVADFGLAKFTPEGMTHLSTRVAGTMGYVAPEYALYGQLTERSDVYSFGVVLLELLSGKKAIMEFKEGQPTLVTDWAWSLVREGRALDVLEDSIPHLGPPEVMEKYVLVAVLCSHPQLYARPTMDQVVNMLDAEIPVPTIPERPISLIADLDDIERSVSSSGNSGNLSTAAGYQPYIFERETPLADSDSVRARTLDHRLR, from the coding sequence ATGTTCCCTTTTCTTCGTCTCTTCCTGTTTCTTTGCCTTtcgttttcttcttgttttggACAAATCACCaattcttcttcatgtcctctcgATTTCAGTTCACTTCGCAAAATCAtagatcaaaattcaaaaagacCCACTTTGAATTCCACAGCGCAGTGTCAGTACATTCGTCAGGGTTTACGTCTAGTTCAATCGGAGTATCTCCGCCGTACCAACTCTTTCTTCCCCCCCCTGAGTTCCGCCGATTCTTGCTGGAACTCTTATCAGTCTCTGGTCAACGATTATGTCCATAACTTTGATATCCGGAGTTCTTGTGGGTTTCAAACATCTTGGATCTCTCAGGGTTGTATGAATATCACAACTCGTTCCGAGTTCGAGTCTAAGGTATCTCCAACTGCGATTACTAATATTGTTTCTTCGTGTAATCAGTCTTTAGAGAACAATTCCCCTTGTGCTACTTGTACTACTAGTTTATCTGGGCTTGCTTCGTATCTACCTGGTCCTTCTGTTGGAAATTTGTTCGATTGTGCGGCTTATCCTTCGGTTTATGCAGCTGCTTTTGCTAATCAGTTTGGACCTACTGATAAGGGTACTGCAAAATGTTTGTTTCTTCTTGATGTTAGTGTTGGTAGCTCAGGGAAAGGTAAGAAGAATGTGGTTGTTAttgtggtggtggtggtagTTTGTGTGTTGGTTTTCGCACTTGTTGTGTTTGGTTATTGGTTTCTGTGGAGGAAGAGGAAAATTGGGTTGGCGAATAAGTGGAATGCTAAGAGATTGGAGAGTAATTTGAGTTCTCGTCTGGATTCGATTAGTGGAAGTACTACTTTGATTAGGTATGATTTTGATGAGATTAAGGCGGCTACGAAGAATTTCTCTAGGGTGAATATAGTTGGGACAGGTGGGTATGGGAATGTGTATAAGGGTGTGTTGCCTGGTGGGATTGAAGTAGCTTTGAAGAGGTTCAAGAATTGTTCGGTTGCTGGAGATGCGAATTTCACTCATGAAGTGGAGGTTATTGCTAGTGTTAGGCATGTGAATTTGGTGGCTTTGAGAGGGTACTGCACTGCGACAACCCCTTTTGAGGGTCACCAAAGGATCATTGTTTGTGATTTGATGAAGAATGGGAGTCTTCATGATCATTTGTTTGGGAGGAGACATGAGAAATTGAGTTGGGGTATTAGGCAGAAAGTTGCAATTGGCACTGCTAGAGGATTGGCTTACCTGCATTATGGAGCACAACCTGGTATTATTCACAGGGATATTAAGGCTAGTAATATACTTTTAGATGAGAGTTTTGAACCTAAGGTGGCGGATTTTGGATTGGCAAAGTTCACTCCTGAAGGGATGACTCATTTGAGCACTCGTGTAGCAGGGACGATGGGGTATGTAGCACCTGAGTATGCTTTGTATGGCCAATTGACTGAAAGGAGCGATGTTTATAGCTTTGGAGTTGTGCTTCTTGAGCTTTTGAGTGGAAAGAAAGCAATAATGGAGTTTAAGGAGGGGCAGCCGACACTTGTAACTGATTGGGCCTGGTCATTGGTTAGGGAAGGCAGAGCATTAGATGTTCTTGAAGACAGCATTCCGCATTTGGGGCCACCAGAAGTTATGGAGAAGTATGTATTGGTAGCTGTTCTTTGTTCACATCCACAATTGTACGCGAGGCCAACAATGGACCAGGTTGTGAACATGTTGGACGCTGAGATACCTGTTCCAACCATACCGGAGAGACCAATTTCTCTCATTGCTGATCTTGATGACATTGAAAGGTCTGTTAGCAGTAGTGGTAACTCAGGTAATCTGTCCACAGCTGCAGGCTATCAGCCTTACATATTTGAGCGCGAGACACCTCTGGCAGATAGTGATTCTGTCAGAGCAAGAACATTGGATCACAGATTGCGATAG
- the LOC125871057 gene encoding sugar transporter ERD6-like 7, whose protein sequence is MKEDIEQSENRVNEEIRTPLIIQTNKSEKVENGCYEKKQDRCMVYLSTFVAVCGSFAFGSCAGYSSPIQSAIREDLNLSIAEFSLFGSILTFGAMIGAITSGPIADYIGRKGAMRMSSGFCVAGWLAIYFAQGALALDIGRLATGYGMGVFSYVVPVFIAEIAPKDLRGALTTINQLMICCGVSVSFIIGTMMTWRTLALTGLIPCAILIFGLFIIPESPRWLAKIGHQKEFELALSKLRGKDADISEEAAEIKDYIETLEKLPKVNLFDLFQRRYSSSLIVGVGLMVFQQFGGINGICFYTGSIFESSGFPSDIGTIIYAIIQVPITALGAALIDRAGRKPLLLVSGTGLVIGCVLTGVSFYLKGHEIAMKVAPILAVTGILVYIGSFSIGMGAVPWVVMSEIYPINIKGAAGSLATLVNWFGAWACSYTFNFLMTWNSFGTFILYAAVNALSILFVIKIVPETKGRTLEQIQAAINAS, encoded by the exons atgaaagaagatATAGAGCAAAGTGAGAATAGAGtaaatgaagaaataagaaCTCCTCTTataattcaaacaaataaaagtgaaaaggttgaaaatggatGTTATGAGAAGAAACAAGATAGGTGCATGGTTTACCTTAGCACATTTGTGGCTGTTTGTGGTTCATTTGCATTTGGATCTTGT GCTGGATATTCATCACCAATACAATCCGCCATCAGAGAGGATCTTAACTTATCTATAGCAGAG TTCTCACTCTTTGGTTCAATATTGACATTTGGTGCAATGATTGGAGCAATCACAAGTGGTCCAATCGCTGATTATATTGGTCGTAAAGGG GCAATGAGAATGTCAAGTGGTTTCTGTGTTGCTGGATGGTTAGCCATTTACTTTGCTCAG GGAGCACTTGCTCTGGACATTGGAAGATTGGCAACAGGATATGGAATGGGAGTTTTCTCTTATGTG GTGCCGGTATTTATTGCTGAAATTGCACCTAAAGATTTACGAGGAGCTTTGACAACCATAAACCAG CTGATGATATGTTGTGGAGTCTCGGTTTCCTTCATTATAGGAACTATGATGACATGGAGAACGTTGGCGTTAACAG gATTAATTCCATGTGCTATTCTCATTTTCGGTCTCTTTATCATTCCAGAGTCGCCTAGGTGGTTG GCAAAAATAGGGCATCAAAAGGAGTTTGAACTTGCACTCAGTAAACTTCGAGGCAAAGATGCTGATATATCTGAGGAGGCAGCTGAAATCAAG GATTATATAGAAACACTTGAAAAGCTTCCGAAAGTCAACTTGTTTGATTTGTTTCAAAGAAGATACTCGAGCTCACTCATA GTGGGAGTTGGACTTATGGTGTTTCAACAGTTTGGTGGAATCAATGGAATCTGTTTCTACACCGGTAGCATATTTGAGTCCTCAG GGTTCCCCTCTGACATCGGAACTATAATCTATGCAATTATTCAG GTTCCCATCACCGCATTGGGTGCAGCCTTGATCGACAGAGCTGGACGAAAACCTCTTTTATTG GTTTCGGGAACAGGACTTGTCATAGGCTGTGTACTAACAGGAGTCTCATTCTATCTAAAG GGACATGAAATTGCAATGAAGGTAGCACCAATACTTGCTGTAACAGGCATACTG GTCTATATCGGTTCCTTTTCAATAGGAATGGGAGCAGTTCCTTGGGTTGTGATGTCAGAG ATATATCCTATAAATATTAAAGGTGCTGCTGGGAGCCTTGCAACATTAGTGAATTGGTTCGGAGCATGGGCGTGCTCCTACACTTTCAACTTCCTCATGACCTGGAATTCTTTTG GTACTTTCATTCTGTATGCTGCAGTGAATGCACTTTCCATTTTATTTGTGATAAAGATAGTACCTGAAACCAAAGGAAGAACTTTGGAACAAATCCAGGCTGCTATTAATGCATCATAA
- the LOC125871054 gene encoding uncharacterized protein LOC125871054 yields MLRVLNEKLKRLCFSLRWPIRCRSKSKIKITVKKLGKSNSSSHSQIDPSNSNGSAAIHPSNGELNRSETGRTIRVATFNAALFSMAPALPKSSTDRSASFDFENDDFSNSKASKMSDYYNLRVKSANDRPKSILKQSPLHPTKETDTLLLKRQSFSKSKLRVSINLPDNEISLKKSGQLRILGCDSERYSGSGICRGKAPLRSTVSMPRIDCQSYRITRSVLEVLRELNADILALQDVKAEEEKGMKPLSDLADALGMNYVFAESWAPEYGNAILSKWPIKSWNIQKIFDDSDFRNVLKATIDVPRVGELNFFCTHLDHLDENWRMKQINAIIQSSDKPHILAGGLNSLDETDYSTERWTEIVKYYEEMGKPIPKFEVMKYLKSKEYTDAKDFAGECESVVMIAKGQSVQGTCKYGTRVDYVLSSSDSPYKFVPGSYSVFSSKGTSDHHIVKVDLVKVDTVPHEYINKKRRDSKHKVVRITHSNPNKGVWKIDT; encoded by the exons ATGCTAAGAGTCCTCAACGAAAAGCTGAAGCGCCTCTGTTTTAGTCTCCGGTGGCCAATACGCTGCCGTTCAAAGAGCAAAATCAAAATTACTGTGAAAAAACTGGGAAAATCCAATTCAAGTTCTCATTCTCAAATTGATCCATCAAATTCAAATGGGTCTGCAGCAATTCATCCCAGTAATGGCGAATTGAATCGTTCTGAAACTGGACGAACAATACGCGTAGCTACATTTAATGCTGCCCTTTTCTCCATGGCACCGGCACTCCCAAAGAGTAGTACTGATAGATCAGctagttttgattttgaaaatgacgatttttcaaattcaaaagcTAGTAAAATGAGTGATTACTATAATTTAAGAGTGAAATCAGCGAATGATCGGCCTAAGAGTATACTCAAACAATCTCCTCTTCATCCAACGAAAGAAACGGATACGCTTTTGTTGAAAAGACAAAGTTTCTCGAAATCGAAGTTAAGGGTTTCGATTAATTTACCAGATAATGAAATATCTCTGAAGAAAAGTGGGCAATTGAGGATTTTGGGATGTGATAGTGAGAGGTATTCGGGGAGTGGGATATGTAGAGGAAAAGCTCCGTTAAGGTCTACTGTGAGTATGCCTCGGATTGATTGTCAGAGTTATAGAATTACGagaagtgttcttgaagttttgaGAGAATTGAATGCCGATATTTTGGCTTTGCAAGATGTTAAAGCAGAGGAGGAGAAAGGTATGAAGCCGTTATCAGATTTGGCTGATGCTTTAGGGATGAATTATGTTTTTGCAGAGAGTTGGGCACCTGAGTATGGTAATGCTATTTTGTCAAAATGGCCAATCAAGTCCTGGAATATTCAAAAAATCTTTGATGACTCTGACTTCAG AAATGTTCTGAAGGCAACAATTGACGTTCCTCGAGTTGGAGAGTTAAATTTCTTCTGTACACACCTTGATCACTTGGATGAGAATTGGCGAATGAAGCAGATAAATGCAATAATCCAATCATCTGATAAGCCACACATTTTAGCCGGGGGTCTAAATTCTCTTGACGAAACAGATTACTCTACAGAAAGATGGACAGAAATTGTAAAG TATTATGAAGAGATGGGAAAGCCAATACCAAAGTTCGAAGTAATGAAGTATTTGAAGAGTAAAGAATATACAGATGCTAAGGATTTTGCTGGGGAATGCGAGTCTGTTGTCATGATTGCCAAAGGACAGA GCGTGCAAGGAACGTGCAAGTATGGAACACGAGTGGATTACGTACTTTCATCATCCGATTCACCATACAAGTTTGTTCCAGGATCATACTCGGTTTTCTCCTCGAAAGGAACATCTGATCACCACATAGTGAAAGTTGATTTGGTAAAAGTAGATACTGTTCCTCACGAATACATCAACAAGAAAAGGCGGGATTCAAAACATAAAGTAGTCAGGATTACTCATTCAAATCCAAACAAGGGTGTATGGAAAATAGACACATGA